A genomic stretch from Antarcticibacterium flavum includes:
- a CDS encoding SusE domain-containing protein: protein MKKIKILLCAFIALGFLYSCEEEDNMAAIGEWDLSEPVLELSNSNIILNETIPGESFEFSWEPAVSSERYQVRYTLVIDTVGSDDYNSPILSKVSGNGGRETSASFTASEIDQALSFAGYEAGAESNVEIAVIATSIDKQAVDAQELSVTRFETEYKPQNLYLSGVGTEAGTNLADAIPFRALNNADGQLTYRFETYTQLEAGQGFRIYSNPGMPAHIYGGNDGELVKNGGAISVAESGVYRLTIDLETETYELLKIDRLGIVGDVIPDGWGGDEALEYTGNGTWKSEMSLQEGGFLFRLNGDWGYLFKRIQGTQDRLYMESQAGDAGIQIEDIPLSTAGNYIITVDLSGDTYTYSLEREAVVSNPPSETPENLYLLSNGETVATFEKDGDVFRSVTYIALQASASYQLNSAEDGSGTAYSLNGMIGDTSNPDGDSAAGSIPLVEGEDDIAVARDQAYLLNFNFESGSLSWKYYNIKLFHWSNWDDRDEFLMTYVHPYKFTTTQPLEAGYEMKFNSPWDIQFGADDPSAMSGTMTNAGDSSNFVNITSSGTYTANIEVSEDYQTGTYEFIAE, encoded by the coding sequence ATGAAAAAAATTAAAATACTTCTTTGTGCTTTTATTGCACTTGGCTTTTTGTATTCCTGTGAAGAGGAAGATAATATGGCAGCAATTGGTGAGTGGGATTTGAGTGAACCTGTACTTGAGCTCTCAAATTCCAATATCATTTTAAATGAAACCATACCCGGTGAAAGTTTTGAATTTTCATGGGAACCTGCAGTTTCAAGTGAGCGTTACCAGGTGCGATATACCCTGGTGATAGATACAGTGGGTAGTGATGATTATAACTCGCCTATTTTAAGTAAGGTTTCCGGAAATGGTGGAAGGGAAACTTCAGCATCTTTTACCGCATCAGAGATTGACCAGGCTCTATCCTTTGCCGGTTATGAAGCCGGGGCAGAATCAAATGTTGAGATAGCAGTTATTGCGACCAGCATTGACAAACAAGCTGTGGATGCTCAGGAATTATCTGTTACCCGTTTTGAAACCGAGTATAAACCTCAAAATTTATACTTAAGTGGTGTGGGTACTGAGGCAGGGACAAATCTTGCTGATGCTATTCCATTTAGAGCACTTAACAATGCAGATGGACAATTAACTTATAGATTTGAAACTTACACTCAATTGGAAGCCGGCCAGGGTTTCAGAATATACAGTAATCCGGGAATGCCTGCACATATATATGGTGGAAATGATGGAGAGTTGGTTAAAAATGGAGGAGCAATTAGTGTTGCTGAAAGTGGAGTATACAGGTTAACCATAGATCTGGAGACAGAAACTTATGAGCTGCTAAAAATAGACAGGTTAGGAATTGTAGGGGACGTTATTCCTGACGGCTGGGGTGGAGATGAAGCTTTGGAATATACAGGTAATGGAACCTGGAAAAGTGAAATGTCCCTGCAGGAGGGAGGATTCTTATTCCGTCTAAATGGCGACTGGGGCTACCTGTTTAAAAGGATTCAGGGAACTCAGGATAGATTATATATGGAATCCCAGGCCGGGGATGCAGGAATTCAAATTGAAGATATTCCATTATCAACTGCCGGAAATTATATCATCACTGTAGATCTTTCTGGTGATACCTATACTTATTCATTAGAAAGAGAAGCGGTTGTTAGCAATCCCCCTTCAGAAACACCTGAGAATCTTTATTTGTTATCCAACGGAGAGACCGTAGCAACCTTTGAAAAGGATGGAGATGTGTTCCGCTCCGTGACGTATATCGCTTTGCAGGCCTCTGCCAGTTATCAGTTGAATAGTGCTGAGGATGGTTCAGGAACAGCTTATTCCTTAAATGGAATGATTGGAGACACCTCAAATCCAGATGGAGATTCCGCAGCAGGAAGTATTCCACTTGTGGAAGGCGAGGATGATATCGCAGTTGCAAGGGACCAGGCTTACCTTTTAAACTTTAATTTTGAGTCTGGAAGTTTAAGTTGGAAATATTATAACATTAAACTTTTCCATTGGAGTAATTGGGATGATAGGGATGAGTTTCTAATGACCTATGTACATCCTTACAAGTTCACCACCACTCAGCCTTTGGAAGCAGGTTATGAGATGAAATTTAATTCCCCCTGGGATATCCAATTTGGTGCAGATGATCCTTCAGCAATGTCCGGAACTATGACAAATGCAGGCGACAGTTCGAATTTTGTTAATATAACAAGCTCCGGAACATATACCGCAAATATTGAAGTTTCTGAGGATTATCAAACCGGAACCTACGAATTTATAGCAGAGTAA
- a CDS encoding SusC/RagA family TonB-linked outer membrane protein, which translates to MRIKDYLGILFLFIMGSSFAQNNQVTGTVTDASGLPLPGANVIVKNTTVGTQTDFDGNFSLNAELGDVLVVSFLGYVTTELTISDSTNLEIVLQEDAQSLDQVVVIGYGSQQRRNITGSVSVVDEEAFEDRPNTQVGALLQGKAAGVQVVSGSGKPSAGFNIRIRGTNSINSSSEPLYVVDGVPTTDTRSLNPSDIETLSILKDASSAAIYGAQGANGVVLITTKQGKTGKPQLSIDSYVGVSQVWKTLPVLNGEQYRDLMTELGRNTDWSRYTENTDWQNVIFQDGLSTNHQASMSGRNDGTSYYVSGGYTKQEGAVRSSEMERYNFKVNFSQQVNDYIKVGTNIAYTHYSDVDVTDNTSVNSGGVLLGVLSTPPNIGIFNPDGTYTSNPFQDWENPVSSTDAAVRGYTNQRLLGNVFAEIYFLDGLKFRTNLGTDYSSANYDYFLDPFSTSYGRAMSGIGRYNTNLSNYYIIDNTITYTKRFGKHDFEALAGSVFQKYRWENSNMERRNFASDQITTPNAGSEIIAASADKAEKANASYIARVNYNFDGKYLLTANFRADGSSNFGPQNRWGYFPSFSVGWQVSEEDFMTNMESVSSLKLRAGWGVVGNDQINNYAYFGRVGSGGNYPIGGVVMPGTYPASIANESLKWEESEQLNVGLDVSFLENRITFTADAYVKNTRELLLNAPLPRSTGFDNAIQNIGQLRNRGLEFQLSTINTNNEFKWNTDFNISFNRNEVVNIVGQEIFGGGVAGRGQVSLVREGEPLGSFFGYVWGGVDPETGNAFYINQEGESTFEPTAADRRIIGDANPDFIYGLTNTFSFKNFGLSVFLQGSQGNDIFNATRIETEGMTDSKNQSAVVLNRWREPGDITNIPRASEGNTNNSRISSRFVEDGSYLRMKALTLSYNVPASLTDRLSLSGVKIYATGENLFTITDYSGFDPEVNAFGGSNTAVGVDFGTYPQTRNLIMGLNLTF; encoded by the coding sequence ATGAGAATAAAAGATTATCTCGGAATTCTATTTTTGTTTATTATGGGTAGCTCTTTTGCCCAAAACAATCAGGTCACAGGTACAGTTACTGATGCCTCAGGGTTACCACTGCCGGGTGCCAATGTTATAGTTAAAAATACCACAGTAGGAACACAAACAGATTTTGACGGAAATTTTTCGTTAAATGCGGAATTAGGCGACGTTCTTGTAGTTTCTTTCTTGGGTTATGTCACAACTGAACTTACAATTAGTGACTCAACCAATCTAGAAATTGTTCTACAAGAGGATGCTCAATCATTGGATCAGGTTGTAGTTATAGGATATGGTAGCCAACAAAGGCGGAATATTACAGGATCTGTTTCGGTTGTGGATGAAGAGGCCTTTGAAGATAGACCAAATACCCAGGTTGGTGCGCTTTTGCAAGGTAAGGCAGCTGGAGTTCAGGTGGTTTCTGGTTCTGGAAAACCTTCGGCAGGTTTTAATATCAGAATTCGAGGAACTAACTCGATAAATTCCAGTAGTGAACCTTTATATGTAGTAGATGGAGTTCCAACAACAGATACGCGCTCTTTGAATCCATCAGATATTGAGACTTTATCAATATTAAAAGATGCTTCTTCTGCCGCTATATACGGTGCACAGGGAGCGAATGGTGTGGTTTTGATCACTACCAAGCAGGGTAAAACAGGAAAACCTCAATTATCGATTGATTCATATGTAGGTGTTTCTCAGGTCTGGAAAACCCTTCCGGTACTCAACGGGGAACAGTACAGGGATTTGATGACCGAGCTTGGGAGGAATACAGATTGGTCCAGGTACACTGAAAATACCGATTGGCAAAATGTGATATTCCAGGATGGTTTGTCAACGAATCATCAGGCTTCAATGTCGGGAAGAAATGATGGAACATCTTATTATGTTTCCGGAGGGTATACTAAACAGGAAGGTGCTGTAAGAAGTTCTGAAATGGAGCGATATAACTTTAAGGTAAACTTTTCGCAGCAGGTGAACGATTATATTAAAGTAGGTACCAACATAGCTTATACACATTATTCAGACGTTGATGTTACCGATAATACTAGTGTTAACAGCGGTGGGGTCCTTTTAGGAGTTCTTTCTACCCCTCCAAATATTGGAATTTTCAACCCAGATGGAACATACACAAGTAATCCATTCCAGGATTGGGAAAATCCAGTTTCTTCCACAGATGCGGCGGTAAGAGGTTATACCAATCAGCGGTTATTAGGTAATGTGTTTGCTGAGATCTATTTTCTAGATGGTTTAAAGTTTAGAACCAATTTAGGAACAGATTATAGCAGTGCAAACTATGATTATTTCCTGGATCCCTTTAGTACAAGTTATGGTAGAGCGATGAGCGGGATAGGGAGATATAATACCAATCTAAGTAATTACTATATAATTGATAATACAATAACTTATACTAAGAGATTTGGGAAACATGATTTCGAAGCACTTGCCGGATCTGTTTTCCAAAAGTACCGCTGGGAAAACAGTAATATGGAACGAAGAAATTTTGCAAGTGACCAAATTACTACCCCAAATGCGGGGTCTGAAATCATTGCTGCCTCGGCCGATAAAGCTGAAAAGGCCAATGCTTCTTACATAGCAAGAGTAAACTATAATTTTGATGGGAAATACCTTTTAACTGCCAATTTTAGGGCAGATGGTTCCAGCAACTTTGGACCTCAAAACAGGTGGGGTTATTTTCCTTCCTTCTCAGTGGGATGGCAGGTATCTGAAGAAGATTTTATGACTAATATGGAGTCTGTAAGCAGTTTGAAGCTTAGAGCAGGTTGGGGAGTTGTAGGTAACGACCAGATAAATAATTACGCATATTTCGGCAGAGTTGGAAGTGGAGGGAATTACCCCATTGGTGGGGTTGTTATGCCGGGAACCTATCCTGCATCTATAGCGAATGAAAGCCTGAAATGGGAGGAATCTGAACAACTGAATGTGGGTCTTGATGTTTCCTTTTTGGAAAACAGAATAACTTTCACAGCAGATGCCTATGTTAAGAACACAAGGGAACTATTATTAAACGCCCCATTGCCAAGGTCTACCGGTTTCGACAATGCTATTCAAAACATTGGACAATTGAGAAATAGAGGACTTGAATTCCAGCTTTCTACAATAAATACTAATAACGAGTTTAAGTGGAATACAGATTTCAATATTTCGTTTAACAGAAATGAGGTAGTGAATATTGTAGGTCAGGAGATCTTTGGTGGTGGAGTTGCCGGCAGAGGTCAAGTGAGTTTGGTTCGGGAAGGAGAACCTCTGGGATCATTTTTTGGATACGTTTGGGGAGGTGTTGATCCAGAAACAGGAAATGCCTTTTATATAAACCAGGAAGGCGAATCCACCTTCGAACCTACTGCTGCAGACCGAAGAATAATAGGGGATGCAAACCCAGATTTCATATACGGTTTAACCAATACTTTCAGTTTTAAAAACTTTGGTTTATCTGTTTTCCTCCAGGGATCTCAGGGCAATGACATATTTAATGCAACAAGGATTGAAACTGAGGGTATGACAGATTCTAAGAATCAGTCGGCTGTAGTTTTAAACAGGTGGAGAGAACCAGGAGATATTACAAATATTCCCCGAGCTTCTGAAGGGAATACGAATAATTCAAGAATTTCTTCAAGATTTGTTGAAGACGGGTCTTATTTAAGAATGAAGGCTTTGACTTTAAGCTATAATGTACCGGCTTCACTAACAGATAGGCTTTCTTTAAGTGGTGTAAAAATATATGCTACCGGAGAAAATCTCTTTACCATAACAGATTATTCAGGTTTTGATCCTGAGGTGAATGCTTTTGGAGGAAGTAATACAGCTGTAGGAGTGGACTTCGGGACGTATCCTCAAACAAGAAATTTAATAATGGGACTAAACCTCACATTCTAA
- a CDS encoding glycoside hydrolase family 30 protein, giving the protein MTNFKTILLATGIGLLALSCTNDDQPTYKPPTSPSPPVGEVVGSAGLWVTNGAQTKLLSKQEDLEIIDNVETSYPSITIDPGQRFQEIEGFGAALTGSSAFLINRMDNAPKNALLSDLFHPENGIGISYLRMTIGASDFSLSNFTYNDMPAGEEDPDLINFSIAEDEKHVVPVFKSILQIAPDMRIMGSPWSAPAWMKANQSLNGGNLRPRWYDVYAEYFVKYIEAYAAHGIVIDAITPQNEPLHEAGYPTMRMEAPVQAEFIKNSLGPTFEENNISTKIIAYDHNFDRPDYPIYIYEDAEASRYVDGAAFHAYAGDVSAMSTVHTAFPDKNLYFTEISGGNGLRVLKTISCGILKTSQWELPETGQKMLFFGILPWMKIMVQLITDARIVEVWSLLHPRIKLRKMWSIMQ; this is encoded by the coding sequence ATGACAAATTTCAAAACTATATTGTTGGCTACAGGAATTGGGCTTCTTGCTCTATCTTGTACCAATGATGACCAGCCAACTTACAAGCCGCCCACCTCTCCTTCACCGCCTGTAGGTGAGGTGGTAGGTAGTGCCGGGCTTTGGGTAACAAATGGTGCCCAGACCAAGCTCCTAAGTAAACAGGAAGACCTCGAAATTATTGACAATGTAGAAACTTCTTATCCTTCTATTACAATTGATCCAGGTCAGCGGTTCCAGGAAATAGAAGGCTTTGGAGCTGCCCTTACCGGCTCCTCTGCCTTTCTAATAAACCGAATGGATAATGCCCCAAAAAATGCACTCCTTTCAGATCTCTTTCATCCAGAAAATGGTATTGGAATAAGTTACTTGAGAATGACAATAGGAGCATCAGATTTTTCTTTAAGCAATTTCACCTATAATGATATGCCGGCAGGGGAAGAAGATCCCGATCTAATTAACTTTTCTATAGCTGAAGACGAGAAACATGTCGTACCGGTGTTTAAAAGCATATTGCAGATCGCGCCAGATATGAGGATTATGGGCAGCCCCTGGAGCGCACCTGCATGGATGAAAGCTAATCAATCATTAAATGGAGGTAATCTTAGGCCAAGATGGTACGATGTATATGCTGAATATTTTGTAAAATATATAGAGGCTTATGCTGCTCACGGTATTGTAATAGATGCCATTACTCCACAAAATGAGCCACTTCATGAGGCAGGTTACCCTACAATGAGAATGGAGGCACCGGTGCAGGCAGAATTCATAAAAAATAGTCTTGGCCCTACATTCGAAGAGAATAATATTAGCACAAAGATAATAGCATACGATCATAATTTTGATAGGCCAGATTATCCCATTTACATTTATGAAGATGCGGAAGCTTCAAGGTATGTAGATGGAGCAGCCTTTCATGCTTATGCAGGAGATGTTTCTGCAATGAGTACGGTTCACACAGCCTTTCCAGACAAGAACCTTTATTTCACAGAGATATCGGGGGGGAATGGGCTACGAGTTTTGAAGACAATCTCATGTGGAATACTAAAAACATCACAATGGGAGCTACCAGAAACTGGTCAAAAAATGTTGTTTTTTGGAATCTTGCCCTGGATGAAAATTATGGTCCAACTAATAACGGATGCCAGGATTGTAGAGGTGTGGTCACTATTACATCCTCGAATCAAATTGAGAAAAATGTGGAGTATTATGCAATAG
- a CDS encoding helix-turn-helix and ligand-binding sensor domain-containing protein, with protein sequence MARDNEDILYFGNNDGVIVYDGERWQKVVLPNNSSVRSLTYSSNGKIYAGGFNELGLIEKDSIGKYYYKSLLKELQLENENLENLWQVHEFKDYIVYRSFKELIVISGNSATHIPSNNAFIFSAVVGTKFYVQDAETGILEFDPISLQLNLLYEPKEYLNNSMVGILPTKNNDLLLVSKEGNVFTGTTSTKEIRLWKTIFEKNINDEIISAIPHEDNYLLGTLGSRILMVTNNGEVIKDSPAFENVHNSSILNLYKSGRNVWALLNNGLDYIEFDSPVSILFEEASIYDILLDNNFIYLATNKGVFYSAYKGIESQYDLKFEKIPNLEGQAWAVQKVEESVIISHDKGLFYLKDNLPHKIGDSDGFWKIIEIDSKPNTYLAANYNGLFLLEKNKQNWNLKRKLSGFNESSRDILKADEENTFWVCHGYKGVYKLKIDSDYNRIYAMDHYTDQNGLTSPFNVNVTRWNDDIIFTTNTGIYEFNKSNNRFEPYNDLNQILDTTANTRKLIQNESTTWVVQDDEVGYFNLKEPDAQVNKSLFLNLKGSLNRGMESILPLQGGNVLIGATTGLYLYNTSRDTTNETLSTKITRISFIKGEAEEQIPLIAQQKISLPNTTEILRFEFSAPGMSPSSPVQYQYILEGIDQKWSSWENQNYKEYTHLRPGNYNFKVRSRDLIGNSGNEATFEFVIPPVWYQTTAAIIGYILLFLALAVLLFYLIKRKIEIEREKARLAAQKSKKLLELEIEQLRLKRDKENIRKDKLLLEEDNIRKSKELANYTMMLVKKKDIFVETFSNLKELKNSINTQAARKKIQDILIKLQQHRIGEEFMDIFDVNFEKVHKNFFKELKNINPDLTKRELRLCAFVKMNLTNKEIAPLLNISIRGVETARYRVRKKLDVQENNFLTYLENISTTESVNS encoded by the coding sequence ATGGCAAGAGATAATGAAGACATTTTATATTTTGGGAATAATGATGGGGTGATTGTTTATGATGGAGAACGATGGCAAAAAGTTGTACTTCCAAATAATTCCTCGGTACGTAGTTTAACATATTCCAGTAATGGTAAAATTTATGCCGGTGGATTTAATGAACTTGGCCTTATAGAAAAAGATTCAATAGGAAAGTATTATTACAAGTCCCTATTAAAAGAATTACAGCTTGAAAATGAGAATTTAGAAAATCTTTGGCAAGTCCATGAATTTAAAGATTACATCGTCTACCGATCTTTCAAAGAGTTAATAGTAATTTCCGGAAATTCTGCAACACATATTCCTTCCAACAATGCCTTTATTTTTTCAGCAGTAGTAGGAACTAAATTTTACGTGCAGGATGCAGAAACAGGAATTCTGGAATTTGATCCTATTAGCTTGCAATTAAACCTCCTCTATGAACCCAAGGAATATTTGAATAACTCAATGGTAGGAATACTACCAACGAAAAACAATGATTTACTATTGGTGTCAAAAGAAGGCAACGTTTTTACAGGAACAACCTCTACTAAAGAAATTAGATTATGGAAGACGATTTTTGAAAAAAATATCAATGATGAAATCATTTCCGCTATACCACATGAAGATAATTATCTACTAGGAACATTGGGTTCCAGGATATTAATGGTCACCAACAATGGCGAAGTAATTAAGGACTCTCCTGCATTCGAAAATGTTCACAATTCCTCTATACTCAATTTATATAAAAGTGGAAGGAATGTATGGGCACTTCTTAATAATGGTTTAGATTATATAGAATTTGATTCGCCTGTCTCTATTCTCTTTGAAGAAGCTTCCATTTATGATATTCTACTTGATAATAATTTCATATATCTGGCCACCAATAAAGGAGTTTTTTATTCTGCTTATAAAGGGATAGAATCCCAATATGATTTAAAGTTTGAGAAAATACCTAACCTGGAAGGGCAGGCCTGGGCAGTACAAAAGGTTGAAGAATCAGTAATAATTAGTCACGATAAAGGTTTATTTTATTTAAAAGATAACTTACCTCATAAGATTGGAGATAGTGATGGTTTTTGGAAAATAATTGAGATTGACAGCAAACCAAACACCTATCTCGCTGCCAATTATAACGGGCTATTTCTATTGGAAAAAAACAAACAAAATTGGAATTTAAAACGAAAATTAAGCGGTTTCAATGAGTCTAGCCGGGACATTTTAAAGGCTGATGAAGAAAACACTTTTTGGGTTTGTCATGGCTACAAAGGAGTCTATAAATTAAAGATTGATTCAGATTATAACCGAATATATGCCATGGATCATTATACAGATCAAAATGGACTAACTTCTCCTTTTAACGTAAATGTTACCAGATGGAATGATGATATTATTTTTACAACGAACACAGGAATTTATGAATTCAACAAAAGCAACAACAGGTTTGAACCTTATAATGACCTTAATCAAATTCTGGATACTACAGCAAATACCAGGAAATTAATTCAAAATGAAAGTACAACCTGGGTCGTACAGGATGACGAAGTTGGTTATTTCAATCTAAAGGAGCCCGATGCCCAGGTTAATAAAAGCCTATTTTTAAATTTAAAGGGAAGCTTAAACCGCGGTATGGAAAGTATTCTTCCCCTTCAAGGTGGAAATGTTCTTATTGGTGCAACAACTGGCTTATATTTATACAATACAAGTAGGGACACGACTAACGAAACCCTTTCAACAAAAATTACCCGAATTTCCTTTATCAAGGGTGAGGCGGAAGAACAAATACCGCTTATTGCACAACAGAAAATATCTTTGCCAAATACAACAGAGATTTTAAGATTTGAATTTTCAGCTCCTGGAATGTCTCCCTCTTCCCCTGTACAGTATCAATATATACTTGAAGGAATAGACCAGAAATGGTCTTCGTGGGAAAACCAGAATTACAAAGAATACACACATCTTAGACCCGGTAATTATAATTTCAAAGTAAGAAGTAGAGATTTAATTGGAAACAGCGGTAATGAAGCGACTTTCGAGTTTGTAATTCCCCCTGTATGGTACCAAACCACAGCTGCCATTATTGGTTATATATTACTTTTTCTAGCTCTGGCCGTATTATTATTCTACTTAATAAAGCGTAAAATCGAAATCGAAAGGGAAAAAGCCAGACTGGCTGCACAAAAGAGCAAAAAATTATTGGAACTGGAAATTGAACAACTAAGATTAAAACGAGACAAGGAAAATATTCGCAAGGACAAGTTATTATTAGAAGAAGATAATATTAGAAAAAGTAAAGAGCTTGCTAATTATACAATGATGCTGGTGAAAAAAAAGGATATTTTCGTCGAAACTTTTTCAAATTTAAAGGAGTTGAAAAATTCAATTAACACCCAGGCGGCTCGAAAAAAAATTCAGGATATTCTAATTAAACTTCAGCAACACCGCATTGGAGAAGAATTTATGGATATTTTCGACGTGAATTTTGAAAAGGTTCATAAAAATTTCTTCAAGGAACTAAAAAATATAAATCCAGATTTGACTAAACGGGAATTGCGTTTATGCGCTTTCGTTAAAATGAATCTAACCAATAAAGAAATAGCTCCTCTTCTAAATATTTCTATAAGAGGTGTAGAAACTGCAAGGTACCGAGTTAGAAAAAAGCTGGACGTCCAGGAAAACAATTTCTTAACCTATCTGGAGAACATTTCTACAACCGAATCTGTGAATAGCTAA
- a CDS encoding glycoside hydrolase family 30 beta sandwich domain-containing protein has translation MAFENLDGSKVLVILNESSSTRNFSVIIEGNSFSAQIDPRAVASIVWE, from the coding sequence GTGGCATTTGAAAACCTGGATGGTTCAAAAGTACTTGTAATTCTTAATGAATCATCATCAACAAGAAATTTTTCTGTAATAATTGAAGGTAACAGTTTCTCTGCTCAAATAGATCCCAGGGCAGTTGCAAGTATTGTTTGGGAATAA
- a CDS encoding RagB/SusD family nutrient uptake outer membrane protein, translating to MRKIKAIKYIGILLLGIAFASCEDSLDLQPISEETVDNAYATGTQLEAALTGVYESFQSNDYYVWDKILFEDVRSDNHYAGGDNPQIFEIDNLNISTTNDRVFNAWSAIYNAISKANLVIERAPLIERDITDEQRRQFEGQALFLRAYHYFNLVKLWGGVPLITETVKSVAPGDVRLPRNSAEEVYNQIITDLENALDLLPHTYGNDASVNKARATKGAANALLAKVHAQRPNPNYGAVLEHANAVINSPAGYSLLSNYDLLFNGNNYNNQESILEIQYLGGDEGTWGPQMHLPPSVSGDTWRKFVTPSKDLVEAFDSEGDDVRKNATMLFEAVPWIDEYWGNSVNSQVPFAYKWRNASGWASADNDYILRLADIILLKAEALNELGQPAEAAAQVNIIRNRVSLPDLENDISASVNSMRAAILKERRLELAQEAQRWSDLVRYGVMVETMNSVDDIDLRTNQPVNYNASQTDVLLPIPQNEINRNPQLTQNPGY from the coding sequence ATGAGAAAAATTAAAGCCATAAAATATATAGGAATTCTATTGTTAGGTATTGCCTTTGCAAGTTGTGAAGATTCCTTGGATTTGCAACCAATTTCTGAAGAGACAGTGGATAATGCATATGCTACTGGAACTCAACTTGAAGCAGCGTTAACAGGAGTGTATGAATCCTTCCAATCAAATGATTACTACGTGTGGGATAAAATACTTTTTGAAGATGTACGCTCAGATAATCATTATGCTGGGGGAGATAATCCACAGATATTCGAAATTGATAATTTAAATATATCAACAACTAATGATAGGGTGTTTAATGCATGGTCTGCCATATATAATGCAATTTCCAAAGCTAACCTGGTAATTGAAAGAGCACCACTTATTGAAAGGGATATAACAGATGAACAAAGAAGGCAGTTTGAAGGGCAGGCACTTTTCTTAAGAGCCTATCATTATTTCAATCTGGTAAAACTTTGGGGTGGAGTTCCGCTTATTACTGAAACTGTAAAAAGTGTTGCTCCCGGAGATGTTAGGTTACCAAGAAATAGCGCAGAGGAAGTTTACAATCAAATAATAACAGATCTCGAAAATGCATTGGATCTTTTACCTCACACCTATGGGAATGATGCCAGTGTAAATAAAGCACGGGCTACTAAAGGAGCTGCCAATGCACTACTTGCCAAGGTTCACGCTCAAAGGCCTAATCCAAATTATGGGGCAGTTCTTGAACACGCTAATGCAGTAATTAATAGTCCTGCAGGGTATTCCTTATTGAGTAATTATGATTTGCTTTTCAACGGCAATAATTATAATAATCAGGAATCAATTCTTGAAATTCAATATTTAGGTGGAGATGAAGGAACCTGGGGGCCACAAATGCATTTACCGCCATCTGTAAGCGGGGATACCTGGAGGAAATTTGTTACACCTTCCAAGGATCTTGTAGAAGCTTTTGATTCTGAAGGTGATGATGTTCGAAAGAATGCTACTATGTTATTCGAAGCAGTGCCCTGGATTGATGAGTACTGGGGAAATTCTGTAAACAGCCAGGTACCTTTTGCATATAAATGGAGGAATGCAAGTGGTTGGGCAAGTGCAGATAATGATTACATACTGCGTCTGGCAGATATTATTCTCTTAAAAGCCGAGGCTTTAAATGAACTTGGTCAACCTGCAGAAGCCGCTGCCCAGGTCAATATTATAAGAAATCGTGTAAGTCTTCCAGACTTGGAAAATGATATTTCCGCTTCAGTTAATTCAATGCGAGCCGCTATCTTAAAAGAAAGAAGGCTGGAACTGGCTCAGGAGGCACAGAGATGGAGTGATCTTGTTCGATATGGCGTTATGGTGGAAACGATGAATAGTGTAGATGATATTGATTTGAGGACTAACCAACCGGTTAATTATAACGCATCTCAAACAGATGTCCTACTTCCAATTCCTCAAAATGAGATAAATCGTAATCCACAATTGACTCAAAACCCTGGTTACTAA